In Colwellia sp. PAMC 20917, a single genomic region encodes these proteins:
- a CDS encoding 2,3,4,5-tetrahydropyridine-2,6-dicarboxylate N-succinyltransferase, which produces MNWQETLTQLEAGTVRAANQDKAGNWQANVAVKEAILSAFKAGENIAFDGIYKGFVDKHNLPAREFTADDKVRLVPGGSSVRRGAHVAPGVIIMPPAYINVGAFVDTGTMIDSHALIGSCAQIGKNVHVSAAVQIGGVLEPVGASPVIIEDGAFLSAGVVIVEGIVVKKGAVLAPGVSLSASVPVYDCVNEVMLEKGADIPERAVVVPGTRPVSGAWAKTHGLNMACALIVKYRDEKSNASLELESILR; this is translated from the coding sequence ATGAATTGGCAAGAAACATTAACACAATTAGAAGCAGGTACTGTTCGTGCGGCAAATCAAGATAAAGCAGGAAATTGGCAGGCCAATGTAGCCGTAAAAGAAGCGATATTATCAGCATTTAAAGCGGGCGAAAACATTGCTTTTGATGGCATTTACAAGGGGTTTGTCGATAAACATAATTTACCTGCGCGTGAGTTTACCGCTGACGATAAAGTACGATTAGTCCCGGGTGGTTCTTCAGTTCGCCGTGGTGCGCATGTTGCTCCTGGTGTCATTATTATGCCACCCGCTTACATTAATGTTGGGGCTTTTGTTGATACAGGCACTATGATTGATAGCCATGCATTAATTGGCTCGTGCGCACAAATAGGTAAAAATGTTCATGTTTCTGCCGCTGTTCAAATTGGTGGTGTTTTAGAGCCGGTTGGTGCAAGCCCTGTTATTATCGAAGATGGTGCCTTTCTAAGTGCTGGTGTGGTCATTGTCGAAGGTATTGTTGTTAAAAAAGGGGCTGTTTTAGCGCCAGGCGTCTCACTTTCAGCGTCAGTGCCTGTTTACGATTGTGTGAATGAAGTGATGCTTGAAAAAGGTGCTGATATTCCTGAACGTGCTGTAGTGGTGCCAGGAACACGTCCGGTTTCAGGGGCGTGGGCGAAAACGCACGGTTTAAATATGGCTTGTGCATTAATCGTTAAATATCGCGATGAAAAAAGTAATGCCTCGTTAGAACTCGAGTCTATTTTACGTTAA
- a CDS encoding PLP-dependent decarboxylase → MSELVNTTYCFDSPSALELSAELTKQQPESSQQEGYFVYHLDALKAHLAELQRQDVIKLWFAVKANPLSNIIKTLDDAGFNFDVASSGELNQVLKQGITPERILNTGPAKSKAQITSFIKQGVNIFVAESLNQLIWLNEAAIEHNVKPRVLLRVQLQWPEGEKNPLGGNSLTPFGLSIEQWQSIKVVNFPGIELCGLHIFQWGNMLSNEKMFSLWSQMVAPLKGLADDIGMPLKILDLGGGLGIDYLQQGKTLSWQKIIADLAIIKQQAGAEELWLELGRFAVAECGYYVVPVVDRKINYGQEQLVLAAGINHLLRPAITEQPFPVNLLRESAHEKQLFDIHGPLCTSMDKLGKLPLPDDVSVGDQLVFGYCGAYGFTESMPFFLCHHIAAEYVFSQGTLIEVRAAQPADWYLR, encoded by the coding sequence ATGTCTGAGTTAGTCAATACTACCTATTGTTTTGATTCTCCTTCGGCGCTTGAATTAAGCGCTGAGTTAACAAAACAACAACCTGAAAGTAGCCAGCAAGAAGGTTACTTTGTTTATCATCTTGATGCGCTTAAAGCCCATTTAGCCGAACTACAACGACAAGACGTTATTAAGTTATGGTTTGCGGTAAAAGCGAACCCGTTATCTAACATCATTAAAACCTTAGACGATGCGGGTTTTAATTTTGATGTGGCGAGCAGTGGCGAATTAAATCAAGTCTTAAAGCAAGGTATTACACCCGAACGTATCTTAAATACCGGTCCGGCAAAATCAAAAGCACAAATAACGTCGTTCATTAAACAAGGGGTTAATATTTTTGTTGCTGAAAGTTTGAATCAATTAATTTGGTTAAATGAAGCAGCTATTGAGCATAATGTTAAGCCAAGAGTGCTGTTGCGGGTTCAGTTGCAATGGCCAGAGGGTGAAAAAAACCCTTTAGGGGGAAATTCCCTAACACCATTTGGTTTGTCGATAGAGCAGTGGCAAAGCATTAAAGTCGTTAACTTTCCTGGTATTGAGTTGTGTGGTTTACATATTTTTCAATGGGGCAATATGCTCAGTAATGAAAAAATGTTCTCGCTGTGGTCACAAATGGTTGCACCATTAAAAGGTTTAGCTGATGACATAGGTATGCCATTAAAAATCTTAGATTTAGGTGGCGGTTTAGGTATTGATTATTTACAGCAAGGCAAAACACTTTCTTGGCAGAAAATTATTGCTGATTTGGCAATCATAAAGCAGCAGGCAGGTGCCGAAGAGTTATGGTTAGAGTTGGGCCGTTTTGCGGTTGCTGAGTGTGGTTATTATGTGGTCCCCGTAGTTGATAGAAAAATTAATTATGGTCAAGAGCAGTTAGTCTTAGCTGCAGGTATTAATCATTTGTTAAGACCTGCGATAACAGAACAGCCTTTTCCGGTAAATTTACTACGAGAATCTGCACACGAAAAACAGTTGTTTGATATTCATGGTCCGCTATGTACCAGTATGGACAAATTGGGTAAGTTGCCTTTGCCTGATGACGTATCCGTTGGCGATCAACTGGTATTTGGCTATTGCGGTGCCTACGGTTTTACTGAAAGTATGCCGTTTTTTCTTTGTCACCATATCGCTGCTGAATATGTGTTTAGTCAAGGGACGTTGATTGAAGTCAGAGCAGCACAACCAGCGGATTGGTATTTAAGATAG
- a CDS encoding succinylglutamate desuccinylase/aspartoacylase family protein, whose translation MNKMNEIKKEVMHVGEMASGAALTVPVYRIKGRTDAPSVYIQANMHGAEVQGNAVIFQLLELLKNTKINGDITLVPYANPVGCNHKNGEYTLGRFDPITGVNWNRMYHFDESIIKPFVRECIGKTNQVIEANFKKLMIESIEEKLNHNIYGLTTGQRIAYQLQRLAHQADYVLDLHTGPISSKHLYCPEYAQESAQYFDIPHTLLIPNDFDGALDEATFCPWWSLQDAFAELGIEFSISSASINKESFTVELGSQEQIDLDVALEDAKSIMNYLQHKNVINTTDYRPKTMTRYGCYLKNYKAFYSPMGGMVDYLAEFGQPLAAGEPLARILRMDNYGDGDPLHYISLDKKVIPILHFASASVNQGTELYKVFSEYFEF comes from the coding sequence GTGAACAAAATGAATGAAATAAAAAAAGAAGTTATGCATGTTGGTGAAATGGCGAGCGGCGCAGCACTTACTGTTCCTGTTTATCGTATAAAAGGACGTACTGATGCGCCCAGTGTTTATATTCAAGCGAATATGCATGGCGCTGAAGTGCAAGGTAATGCGGTTATTTTTCAATTATTAGAATTATTGAAAAATACAAAAATCAATGGCGATATTACCTTAGTACCTTATGCTAACCCTGTGGGTTGCAATCATAAAAATGGTGAATATACCCTTGGCAGATTTGATCCTATCACCGGAGTGAATTGGAACCGGATGTATCACTTTGATGAAAGCATTATCAAACCGTTTGTTCGTGAATGTATTGGCAAAACAAATCAAGTCATTGAAGCCAATTTTAAAAAGCTAATGATTGAAAGTATTGAAGAAAAACTTAACCATAATATTTATGGGCTAACGACCGGACAACGTATTGCTTATCAATTACAGCGCTTGGCGCATCAAGCTGACTACGTTTTAGACTTACATACCGGCCCTATTTCAAGTAAACATTTATACTGCCCTGAATATGCGCAAGAAAGCGCTCAGTACTTTGATATTCCACATACATTATTAATTCCTAATGACTTTGATGGTGCCTTAGACGAAGCAACATTCTGCCCTTGGTGGTCATTACAAGACGCTTTTGCTGAATTAGGTATCGAGTTTTCGATTAGTTCAGCGTCTATTAACAAAGAAAGCTTTACCGTTGAATTAGGCTCGCAAGAACAGATTGATCTTGATGTAGCCTTAGAAGATGCTAAAAGCATTATGAATTATTTGCAGCATAAAAACGTCATCAACACCACAGACTACCGACCTAAAACGATGACACGTTATGGATGTTATTTAAAAAACTACAAAGCCTTTTATTCGCCAATGGGAGGGATGGTCGATTACTTGGCTGAATTTGGTCAACCATTAGCGGCGGGTGAACCACTGGCGAGAATTTTGCGCATGGATAATTATGGTGACGGCGATCCATTGCACTATATTTCATTGGATAAGAAAGTTATTCCTATTTTACATTTTGCCTCGGCGAGTGTGAATCAAGGTACAGAATTATATAAAGTGTTTAGTGAGTATTTTGAGTTTTAA
- a CDS encoding DUF2059 domain-containing protein: MNKVNALLHEKMNWHSFKEPMIDIYSRNFTEAEIQGLITFYRSDIGRSMTKKMPLIIQDSIILSQQLMQDFIPEVQSLAKELSASIEQSRQKEQKNK; this comes from the coding sequence ATGAATAAAGTAAATGCCCTTCTTCATGAGAAAATGAATTGGCATAGCTTTAAAGAGCCAATGATAGACATTTACAGCCGCAATTTTACCGAAGCAGAAATACAAGGGTTAATAACATTTTATCGTTCAGATATTGGCAGAAGTATGACGAAAAAAATGCCTTTAATTATTCAAGACTCAATCATACTTTCACAACAGTTAATGCAAGATTTTATACCCGAAGTCCAATCTTTAGCCAAAGAACTTAGCGCGAGTATCGAACAATCTCGCCAAAAAGAGCAAAAAAACAAGTAG
- a CDS encoding S9 family peptidase, which produces MPKIKITRWLCSTALTTAIAVSLAACQNITTENTTNTNINLKKSAPLTVERIYKEGEFSSDYISRLRWLADGSGYTIVEKSAKTKTDEKGKEISIGRDIVVYNPETLQRSVLISAQQLTPKGTEKPLAIDNYTWSDDRQKLLIYTNSKKVWRSNSRGDYWLLDIKTNKLMQLGGKKPLESSLMFAKFSPDASKVAYVVADNIYVEDLANNKVSQLTFDAGDGKINGLFDWVYEEEFTIKDGFRWSPDGEKIAYWQLDTSGSKDFIMINNTDELYPTITKFPYPKVGETNALPKVGVVNLTTTKTIWANLPNNSRDMYIPRMNWSGNSQQILVQHVNRKQDTNILYLANANTGDVTPVMTEQEETFLDFFDDARWLNQGNSFLWTSERSGWRHVFNITRDGKTALNLTEGDFDVISIQTIDEENGWLYYIASPENVAQRYLYRSKLDGSLSNQRVTPEEFAGTNSYQMSADGQWAIHSHSTFSQPTQKRLVKIEGHQTKHMMMDNKVLIDKLAELPKTDHEFFQVTAQDGVVLDGYIIRPADFDPKKKYPIIFYVYGESWGQTVTDSWRGNAAMWDQMLTEQGYIIASIDNRGTRTPKGREWRKSIYGAVGVLSSRDQSDALTAMANRWDYIDTDHVAIWGHSGGGSMTLNMMFRYPEQYHVGISLAPVPDQRLYDSIYQERYSGLLADFAEGYKQGSPITHAKNLQGKLLLIHGTGDDNVHYQGSERLINELVKHNRQFDFMSYPNRSHGLYEGSGTTLHIKTMMTNYFNTHLKL; this is translated from the coding sequence ATGCCTAAAATAAAAATAACTCGTTGGCTATGCTCAACCGCATTGACCACTGCAATTGCCGTATCATTAGCTGCTTGTCAAAACATCACCACAGAAAATACCACAAATACTAACATTAACCTTAAAAAATCAGCGCCGTTAACCGTTGAACGTATTTACAAAGAGGGTGAATTTAGCTCAGATTATATTTCTCGTCTACGTTGGTTAGCCGACGGTAGTGGTTACACTATCGTTGAAAAATCAGCAAAAACAAAAACAGATGAAAAAGGCAAAGAAATCAGCATAGGTCGTGACATTGTTGTTTATAACCCTGAAACCTTACAGCGTTCGGTATTAATTTCGGCACAACAACTGACACCTAAAGGCACTGAAAAGCCATTAGCTATAGATAATTACACTTGGTCAGACGACCGTCAGAAACTGCTTATTTATACGAATAGTAAAAAAGTATGGCGTTCAAACAGTCGAGGTGATTATTGGTTATTAGATATAAAAACCAATAAATTAATGCAACTTGGTGGCAAGAAGCCCTTAGAAAGCTCATTAATGTTTGCAAAATTTTCGCCTGATGCAAGTAAAGTCGCTTACGTGGTTGCAGACAATATTTATGTAGAAGACTTAGCAAATAATAAGGTGTCTCAATTAACATTTGACGCTGGTGATGGAAAAATCAATGGTTTATTTGACTGGGTTTACGAAGAAGAGTTTACCATTAAGGATGGTTTTCGCTGGAGCCCTGACGGTGAAAAAATTGCCTACTGGCAGTTAGACACCAGTGGTAGTAAAGACTTCATTATGATTAATAATACTGACGAACTTTACCCGACCATCACAAAATTCCCTTACCCTAAAGTGGGTGAAACAAATGCATTGCCAAAAGTTGGCGTAGTAAATTTAACAACAACAAAAACTATCTGGGCCAATCTACCCAACAACTCACGCGATATGTATATTCCACGCATGAATTGGTCAGGTAACAGTCAACAAATATTGGTACAGCATGTCAACCGCAAACAAGACACTAATATTCTTTATTTAGCTAACGCTAATACCGGTGATGTCACCCCCGTGATGACAGAGCAAGAAGAGACCTTTCTTGATTTCTTTGACGATGCTCGCTGGTTAAACCAAGGCAACAGTTTTTTATGGACAAGTGAACGCAGTGGTTGGCGCCATGTTTTCAACATAACACGTGACGGAAAAACCGCTTTAAACTTAACGGAAGGTGACTTTGATGTAATAAGCATTCAAACCATCGACGAAGAAAACGGTTGGCTGTACTACATAGCTTCACCTGAAAATGTTGCACAGCGTTACTTATATCGCAGCAAGCTTGATGGAAGTTTAAGTAATCAACGGGTCACTCCTGAAGAATTTGCTGGTACTAACAGTTACCAAATGTCGGCAGACGGGCAATGGGCGATTCATTCACACTCGACATTTAGCCAACCAACGCAGAAACGTTTAGTGAAAATTGAAGGTCATCAAACCAAACACATGATGATGGACAACAAGGTATTAATCGATAAATTAGCTGAGTTGCCAAAAACAGATCATGAATTTTTTCAAGTAACAGCACAAGATGGTGTCGTTTTAGACGGTTATATTATTCGCCCTGCAGATTTTGATCCTAAGAAAAAATATCCTATCATTTTTTATGTTTATGGAGAGTCTTGGGGACAAACGGTTACTGATAGCTGGCGTGGCAATGCCGCTATGTGGGATCAAATGTTAACTGAGCAGGGTTACATAATAGCCTCTATTGATAATCGCGGTACGCGCACACCAAAAGGCAGAGAGTGGCGCAAATCAATTTACGGCGCAGTCGGTGTACTTTCTTCACGCGACCAATCTGATGCATTAACAGCAATGGCAAATCGTTGGGACTATATTGATACTGACCATGTTGCTATTTGGGGGCATTCTGGCGGTGGTTCGATGACCTTAAATATGATGTTCCGTTACCCTGAGCAATATCACGTCGGTATTTCTTTAGCACCTGTGCCAGATCAACGTTTATACGATTCTATTTACCAAGAACGCTATTCGGGTTTATTAGCTGACTTTGCCGAAGGTTACAAGCAAGGTTCTCCTATTACCCATGCTAAAAACTTGCAAGGTAAATTACTGCTTATTCATGGCACAGGCGACGATAATGTTCATTACCAAGGGTCTGAGCGCCTAATTAATGAATTAGTTAAGCACAACCGTCAGTTTGACTTCATGTCTTACCCGAATCGAAGCCATGGCTTGTACGAAGGCAGTGGCACAACGTTACACATTAAAACCATGATGACTAATTACTTCAATACACACTTGAAGCTGTAG
- a CDS encoding ABC transporter ATP-binding protein, whose product MNNALEISGLKKVYKGGFTALKGIDLTVKQGDFFALLGPNGAGKSTTIGIITSLVNKTAGSVKVFGHDIDKELEQAKSYLGLVPQEFNFNQFETLLTILVNQAGYYGVERSLAFKRAEKYLKKLDLWDKRNDAGRMLSGGMKRRLMIARALMHEPQVLILDEPTAGVDIELRRSMWIFLRELNKQGITIILTTHYLEEAEMLCRNIAIIDSGVIVEDTDMKSLLSKLDQETIVFDIDPITNAPELDAFTCRLIDDHTLEVDVKKSQLINDIFSQLNGQNINVRSMRNKSNRLEELFVSLVGSGQKVKQENK is encoded by the coding sequence ATGAATAACGCACTAGAAATTTCTGGCTTAAAAAAAGTTTATAAAGGTGGTTTTACTGCACTTAAAGGTATCGATCTTACGGTTAAACAAGGTGACTTTTTTGCTTTACTTGGTCCTAATGGCGCAGGCAAGTCGACAACCATAGGTATCATTACTTCTTTGGTTAATAAAACCGCGGGTAGTGTTAAAGTTTTTGGTCATGATATTGATAAAGAACTTGAACAAGCCAAAAGCTATTTAGGTCTAGTCCCACAAGAATTTAACTTTAATCAATTTGAAACCTTGTTAACTATCTTAGTTAATCAAGCCGGTTACTATGGTGTTGAACGTTCTTTAGCATTTAAACGCGCTGAAAAGTACCTGAAAAAACTCGATTTATGGGACAAGCGTAACGATGCAGGTCGTATGCTTTCAGGGGGAATGAAACGTCGCCTGATGATTGCAAGAGCGCTAATGCATGAACCACAGGTACTTATTCTTGACGAACCTACTGCCGGTGTTGATATTGAACTTCGTCGCTCAATGTGGATTTTCTTACGTGAATTAAATAAGCAGGGTATTACGATCATTTTAACGACCCATTATTTGGAAGAAGCTGAAATGCTTTGTCGAAATATTGCCATTATTGACTCAGGTGTGATCGTTGAAGATACTGATATGAAATCTTTGCTGTCAAAATTAGACCAAGAAACAATCGTCTTTGATATCGACCCCATAACTAATGCGCCAGAGCTTGATGCATTCACTTGTCGATTGATTGACGACCACACCTTAGAAGTTGATGTGAAAAAGTCGCAACTTATTAATGATATTTTTAGCCAGCTTAACGGACAAAATATTAATGTTCGTAGTATGCGTAATAAAAGTAATCGCCTAGAAGAGTTATTTGTCAGTCTCGTGGGTAGTGGGCAAAAAGTTAAACAGGAGAATAAATAG
- a CDS encoding ABC transporter permease, whose protein sequence is MSSKSNFIALKSILYKEINRFMRIWVQTLVPPAITISLYFVIFGELIGSRIGQMGGFDYMSFIVPGLIMMSVITNSYSNVASSFFSAKWQRNVEEMLVAPVPNWVIVAGYVGGGMARGMLVGTIVTLVSLLFVDIQIHNIWVIIATVSLTSATFALGGLINAIFAGSFDDISIIPTFILTPLTYLGGVFYSISLLPDFWQGVSQLNPIVYMVNAFRYGFLGISDVSLTLAFSVLGAFIITLYAIAMTLITKGIGLRS, encoded by the coding sequence ATGTCATCAAAAAGTAATTTTATTGCTCTGAAAAGCATTTTATATAAAGAAATCAATCGTTTTATGCGTATATGGGTACAAACACTGGTCCCTCCTGCTATTACCATTAGCTTATACTTTGTTATTTTTGGTGAACTTATCGGTTCGCGCATTGGACAAATGGGCGGGTTTGATTATATGTCGTTCATTGTGCCTGGTTTAATCATGATGAGTGTCATTACCAATTCATACTCCAATGTAGCCTCGTCATTTTTTAGTGCTAAATGGCAACGTAATGTTGAAGAAATGCTGGTTGCACCGGTACCAAATTGGGTGATTGTTGCCGGTTATGTTGGTGGCGGTATGGCACGTGGTATGTTGGTGGGTACGATAGTGACTTTAGTCTCTTTATTGTTTGTTGATATTCAAATTCATAATATTTGGGTGATTATTGCCACGGTTAGTTTAACGTCAGCAACGTTTGCCTTAGGCGGTTTGATTAACGCTATTTTCGCTGGTAGTTTCGATGATATATCCATTATACCAACGTTTATTTTAACGCCATTAACGTATCTCGGTGGTGTCTTTTATTCGATCAGTTTACTCCCTGATTTTTGGCAAGGTGTTTCACAATTAAATCCTATCGTTTATATGGTCAATGCTTTTAGATACGGATTTTTAGGTATTAGTGATGTGAGTCTAACATTAGCATTTTCTGTATTAGGGGCATTTATTATTACCTTATATGCTATTGCCATGACACTTATCACCAAAGGAATAGGGCTACGTAGCTAA
- the trmB gene encoding tRNA (guanine(46)-N(7))-methyltransferase TrmB has product MTINIDKEDVSVTGDSRVIITNQPGIHEKLEEIVEKHLQHRSQKPFQAHTEQAFAAMDALVKAHQGDIILDSCCGVGQSTRILAKQNPQALVIGVDKSAHRINRNVDELLHDDGSKIENFHLVRANLNDFYRLVDQANWPVKKHYILYPNPWPKSKHIQRRWHGSAVFPQIINIGEQIILRSNWRLYLEEFQFAADVAGILGNISAITNEEPLTPFEAKYKASGQPCWQLLLNREYLPFI; this is encoded by the coding sequence ATGACTATCAATATCGATAAAGAGGATGTCAGCGTGACGGGTGATTCAAGAGTTATTATCACTAATCAACCTGGCATTCATGAAAAACTTGAAGAAATTGTTGAAAAACATTTACAGCACCGCTCGCAAAAGCCTTTTCAAGCACATACCGAGCAAGCGTTTGCCGCAATGGATGCTTTAGTGAAAGCCCATCAAGGGGATATTATTTTAGACTCGTGCTGTGGTGTTGGGCAAAGTACACGTATTTTAGCCAAACAAAATCCGCAGGCTTTAGTGATTGGTGTTGATAAGTCAGCGCACCGCATTAATCGTAATGTAGATGAACTTCTCCATGACGATGGCTCTAAAATTGAAAACTTTCATTTAGTTAGAGCAAACTTGAATGATTTTTATCGTTTAGTTGACCAAGCGAATTGGCCGGTAAAAAAACATTATATTTTGTATCCCAATCCTTGGCCTAAATCTAAACACATTCAAAGGCGTTGGCATGGTAGTGCGGTATTCCCACAAATTATTAATATTGGTGAACAAATTATTCTGCGCAGTAACTGGCGATTATACTTAGAAGAGTTTCAATTTGCTGCCGATGTAGCGGGTATTTTAGGTAATATTAGTGCGATTACTAATGAAGAGCCTTTAACACCTTTTGAAGCAAAATATAAAGCGAGTGGTCAACCTTGCTGGCAGTTATTGCTCAATCGTGAATACCTACCTTTTATTTAG